From Pseudoramibacter sp.:
TTTGGCACAGCGTCTGACGTACTCGACATTTTGACATAAGGATGGTGAACTCATGAAACAACAGCAAGAAAATACCAATCATAACGACGACCAGCAATGGACACAGGTCCGCGGCATCTTGAGAAAATACAGTGAAAATTCTCTGGCTTATCTGTCTTTGGAGCCGGACAAGCAGTGGTTTTTCGCAGAGGGCTTCGAAGGCGTCGCCAGTTACGCCATTTCCGGCCACACCATGGTCATTTGCGGAGATCCGATCTGTGCCGATGCGAATTTTTCGGCTTTCCTGTCGCAGCTTAAAAAATTTGCAGCTGCGCACCGGTACCGAATCGTCTTTTTAATGACCCTGGAAAAGCATCTTCAAGCTTACCAGGATGCCGGATTCGGCTTCCACAAAAGCGGAGAAGAGGCTGTGTTTAATGTGCAGACCTGGTCCATGGCTGGCGGCCGGTGCGCCAAGGTGCGCTCCTCCTTTCACACCGCTGTGCACAAGGGATTAAAGGTCAAAGAATACCGCCCCTGGGACAAAAGGGATCCGGCCATTGAAGCGCAGTTTATAGATATCACCGACCAGTGGCTTAAGGGCAAACACACCGCCCGCCTCCAGTTTGCCGTCGGCAGTCTGATGCTGGAGCGGCCCTGCGACAAACGCTATTTCTACGCAGTGGACGCCAAGGGCGTGATTCAAGGAATCAATGTTCTCAACCCCTACCGTTCAGGGAAGGCGTGGATCGTCGACATCATGCGGCGCCGAGAAGGCTGCCCCCACGGGGTCATGGAGCTTTTGTTCCACGACATCATGGCTAAACTGAAGGCGGAAGGTGCCGAGCAGGTCAGCCTGGGCGCTGCGCCTTTTTACCGCACAACGGCGCATCCCCACGCAGACCTCTCCGAGCGAGCAGAGCATTACGTCTACAACCATATGAACTATATGTACGGATTTAAATCCCTGCAGCAGGCCAAGGCTAAATACAATCCAAAGTGGCAGAATATCTACATCGTCTGCCGACCCAAACATCTGTCCCCGTGGATGGAAGAAGCGGCCTTCGCCGTGTTGGATTCCCATGGCTTTCGCGATTACGTGCGCTCCTTCCTCGAAATGCGGCGCATTGAAAAAGATAAAAAGAAAAAAGCAAGACAAAACAAACGCCAGCAAAGAAAGGAATGATCGGCCGTGAAAACTATCCGCCTCAATGGTTTAACGCTTTCCTACCGGGTCATCGGTCGGGGCAGACCGATGCTTTTGGTCCACGGCAACGGAGAAGATCACCGCATATTTGACCGTTCGGTCCGTCTGCTCAAGGCACATTTCACTTGTTATTTGATCGATTCCAGAGGGCATGGCATGAGCAGCCCCGTAAACACCTTTCATTATCGAGAAATGGCAGAAGATATGGTCATGTTTTTGCGTAAAAAAAATCTCAAAGATGTGGCCTTTGTAGGATTTTCCGATGGCGGGATTATCGGCCTCCTCGCCGCTGCCATGACCCGACGGATCACGACGTTGGTGGCCTGCGGGGCCAACCGCCGCCCCAAGGGGCTGCGGCCGTTTTTCCGGTTGTCTTTGCGGATTGGCAATTTTTTCCGGAAGGATCCGCTGCGTCAGCTGATGCTGTGCGAGCCGGACATCACAGATCAGGAGCTGCAGCGCATTCGGGCCAATACCTTGGTCCTCGCGGGGCAGCACGACCTAATCAAGCGGAAAGAGACCGACGAAATAGCCGAAAAGATCCCACACGTAAAAGAAATGATCCTTCCCGGCGAATCCCATAGCAGCTACGTGGTGAACAGCGATAAATTGGGAAAAATTATTCTGAAGGCGATGACGTGAGTTGCCCCTCGGCCTTTACCGCCGTCTGTTTATCACACTCATCACAATGTAAATCCCGATCAGCACCGCCGTGGTCCCGGCGAGGACGGCGGCCATGGCAGCGGGGCTGACCGCCTTGTCGTTCACGTACAAGCTGCAGTCAACGCTGTCCTTGAGGGCCTTGAGGGCAGGCGCCGGCACTCCGGCATCCTTTAGCGCGCCAAAGGCGCCGCGCATCGTGTGCCGTCTGAGCAGCACCGTGCCGTACGTCCCCGGCAGCCAGGTGATGACTTTCTTCAATTTGGGGCTGAAAGACGCAATGGGCATATAGGCGCCGCAGATAAAGCCGTAGGCCGAGCTAATGATCGTCCCCACCGCCGAAATCTGTCCCTGGGTCGTCAGGAAAAAATTGATGAGCGAGGAAAGGGCCGTCCCGAACAGCACCAGCAGCACGACGTCGCCGACGATGTGCAGCACATCCGCAGCCGTCAGATACCAGCCGACTGACGCCAAATAAATCAGGCCGACGCCCATGGCGCTCAGGCAGACGAGCAGCGTCGTGCCCACCGCCGACAGGTAATAACTGAACGACAGGGTCGAACGTTTGACCGGGGCAATGGTCAAATCGCGGATCGCGCCGGTGACCTTGTCCTGCACCATGACCATATTGGCGCAGAAGGCGACGGTCACACAGGATACGGCCAAAAGCGAAGAGATCAGCTGCCCGCCGACCAGCCCGCCGATCACTTGGTCCGAAAGGTTGAGGCCCGCCGACAGCCCAGATTTAAAAGATTCGCGGTAAACCTTCGCGAGAAAGGTCGCGTACAGAACAAGCAAAATCATCGGCGTGATCAGCGAGCTGAAAAACATCCCCTTGTCTTTAAAATACAGCTTGCTGTTTCGCTTGGTGAGTATGATGAGCGGTTTCATTGCGCCTGGGCCTCCTTGAGTGATTTGCCGGTTGCCGCCAGAAAGACGTCGTCCATTTTGCCCTTCGTCACTTCAAAATCTACGAAACGTTCAGGATATTGTGCGATGAGCTTTGCCGCTACCGCCGTATTCGGCACGGCGACGCGGATGCCGTCGCGAATCGGTTTCCAGGGCAGGCCGAACTGCTCAGCTGTTTCTGCCCCCACGCCGTAAAGGGTGATAAAGTCGCCGGTGTAGCGATT
This genomic window contains:
- a CDS encoding bifunctional lysylphosphatidylglycerol flippase/synthetase MprF: MKQQQENTNHNDDQQWTQVRGILRKYSENSLAYLSLEPDKQWFFAEGFEGVASYAISGHTMVICGDPICADANFSAFLSQLKKFAAAHRYRIVFLMTLEKHLQAYQDAGFGFHKSGEEAVFNVQTWSMAGGRCAKVRSSFHTAVHKGLKVKEYRPWDKRDPAIEAQFIDITDQWLKGKHTARLQFAVGSLMLERPCDKRYFYAVDAKGVIQGINVLNPYRSGKAWIVDIMRRREGCPHGVMELLFHDIMAKLKAEGAEQVSLGAAPFYRTTAHPHADLSERAEHYVYNHMNYMYGFKSLQQAKAKYNPKWQNIYIVCRPKHLSPWMEEAAFAVLDSHGFRDYVRSFLEMRRIEKDKKKKARQNKRQQRKE
- a CDS encoding alpha/beta fold hydrolase; the encoded protein is MKTIRLNGLTLSYRVIGRGRPMLLVHGNGEDHRIFDRSVRLLKAHFTCYLIDSRGHGMSSPVNTFHYREMAEDMVMFLRKKNLKDVAFVGFSDGGIIGLLAAAMTRRITTLVACGANRRPKGLRPFFRLSLRIGNFFRKDPLRQLMLCEPDITDQELQRIRANTLVLAGQHDLIKRKETDEIAEKIPHVKEMILPGESHSSYVVNSDKLGKIILKAMT
- a CDS encoding ABC transporter permease; the protein is MKPLIILTKRNSKLYFKDKGMFFSSLITPMILLVLYATFLAKVYRESFKSGLSAGLNLSDQVIGGLVGGQLISSLLAVSCVTVAFCANMVMVQDKVTGAIRDLTIAPVKRSTLSFSYYLSAVGTTLLVCLSAMGVGLIYLASVGWYLTAADVLHIVGDVVLLVLFGTALSSLINFFLTTQGQISAVGTIISSAYGFICGAYMPIASFSPKLKKVITWLPGTYGTVLLRRHTMRGAFGALKDAGVPAPALKALKDSVDCSLYVNDKAVSPAAMAAVLAGTTAVLIGIYIVMSVINRRR